One segment of Triticum aestivum cultivar Chinese Spring chromosome 2A, IWGSC CS RefSeq v2.1, whole genome shotgun sequence DNA contains the following:
- the LOC123185177 gene encoding WAT1-related protein At5g64700 isoform X2: MGNGKVYSTIVLIRLIYAGMHIFTKAAFEEGTSTTVFVFYRHAVAAIFLAPFAFFLEIRQGSAPPLTFRLSVKIFAHAFYGMAGTINLYSIGLNYASATSSSAIFNIVPVVAFILAVMFKMETLKLKSVHGMAKASGILLCIGGVVALALYQGPQLKSLNHHPLLHSTGTAVHARLEKNWALGIFLMTASVVIWALWTVQQGPLLLEYPSKLLNTTLQCTFASVQSFVIALVMERDFSRWKLAGGMSLFAVLFTGIVVAAISYYLQIWVIEKKGPVFLSMSMPLSLVFTMVIASFLLGEDVGLGSIIGGALLVAGLYAVLWGKGREERGAAVDAALPQRRTEESKESEIVPDATAKV; the protein is encoded by the exons ATGGGCAACGGCAAGGTGTACTCGACGATCGTGCTCATCAGGCTGATCTACGCCGGCATGCACATATTCACCAAGGCGGCGTTCGAGGAGGGCACCAGCACCACCGTCTTCGTCTTCTACCGGCACGCCGTCGCCGCCATCTTTTTGGCGCCTTTCGCCTTCTTCCTCGAGATCAG GCAGGGGTCGGCGCCACCGCTGACGTTCAgactctccgtcaagatctttgcCCACGCCTTCTATGG GATGGCTGGAACGATAAACCTGTATAGCATTGGCCTGAATTATGCTTCGGCAACCTCTTCGTCGGccatcttcaacatcgtccccGTGGTTGCATTCATCCTGGCCGTCATGTTCAA GATGGAGACTCTGAAGTTGAAGAGCGTCCACGGCATGGCCAAAGCCTCGGGGATACTTCTGTGCATCGGAGGAGTGGTCGCGCTGGCGCTGTACCAAGGCCCCCAGCTCAAGTCCTTGAACCACCACCCGCTCCTGCACAGCACCGGCACGGCCGTGCACGCGCGCCTGGAGAAGAACTGGGCGCTCGGCATCTTCCTCATGACCGCGTCGGTCGTGATATGGGCCCTGTGGACAGTACAGCAG GGCCCCCTGTTGCTGGAGTACCCATCCAAGCTTCTCAACACGACGCTCCAGTGCACCTTCGCCAGCGTCCAGTCGTTCGTCATCGCCCTGGTCATGGAGAGGGACTTCTCGCGGTGGAAGCTCGCCGGCGGCATGAGCCTCTTCGCAGTGCTCTTCACG GGCATTGTTGTGGCGGCGATCTCCTACTACCTGCAGATCTGGGTGATCGAGAAGAAAGGCCCGGTGTTCCTGTCCATGTCCATGCCGCTCAGCCTCGTCTTCACCATGGTCATCGCCTCCTTCCTGCTGGGAGAAGACGTGGGCCTGGGAAG CATTATCGGTGGCGCGCTGCTCGTTGCCGGTCTCTATGCCGTGCTCTGGGGCAAGGGGAGGGAGGAGCGAGGGGCGGCCGTGGACGCCGCTCTGCCGCAAAGGAGGACGGAGGAATCCAAGGAGAGCGAGATCGTCCCGGACGCGACGGCCAAGGTTTGA
- the LOC123185177 gene encoding WAT1-related protein At5g64700 isoform X1, whose translation MGNGKVYSTIVLIRLIYAGMHIFTKAAFEEGTSTTVFVFYRHAVAAIFLAPFAFFLEIRQGSAPPLTFRLSVKIFAHAFYGYASTITTTSRSLKLQFVAYGLFLCHSLRMAGTINLYSIGLNYASATSSSAIFNIVPVVAFILAVMFKMETLKLKSVHGMAKASGILLCIGGVVALALYQGPQLKSLNHHPLLHSTGTAVHARLEKNWALGIFLMTASVVIWALWTVQQGPLLLEYPSKLLNTTLQCTFASVQSFVIALVMERDFSRWKLAGGMSLFAVLFTGIVVAAISYYLQIWVIEKKGPVFLSMSMPLSLVFTMVIASFLLGEDVGLGSIIGGALLVAGLYAVLWGKGREERGAAVDAALPQRRTEESKESEIVPDATAKV comes from the exons ATGGGCAACGGCAAGGTGTACTCGACGATCGTGCTCATCAGGCTGATCTACGCCGGCATGCACATATTCACCAAGGCGGCGTTCGAGGAGGGCACCAGCACCACCGTCTTCGTCTTCTACCGGCACGCCGTCGCCGCCATCTTTTTGGCGCCTTTCGCCTTCTTCCTCGAGATCAG GCAGGGGTCGGCGCCACCGCTGACGTTCAgactctccgtcaagatctttgcCCACGCCTTCTATGGGTATGCGTCGACGATTACGACGACATCTAGATCACTGAAACTCCAGTTTGTTGCTTATGGTTTGTTCTTGTGTCACTCACTCAGGATGGCTGGAACGATAAACCTGTATAGCATTGGCCTGAATTATGCTTCGGCAACCTCTTCGTCGGccatcttcaacatcgtccccGTGGTTGCATTCATCCTGGCCGTCATGTTCAA GATGGAGACTCTGAAGTTGAAGAGCGTCCACGGCATGGCCAAAGCCTCGGGGATACTTCTGTGCATCGGAGGAGTGGTCGCGCTGGCGCTGTACCAAGGCCCCCAGCTCAAGTCCTTGAACCACCACCCGCTCCTGCACAGCACCGGCACGGCCGTGCACGCGCGCCTGGAGAAGAACTGGGCGCTCGGCATCTTCCTCATGACCGCGTCGGTCGTGATATGGGCCCTGTGGACAGTACAGCAG GGCCCCCTGTTGCTGGAGTACCCATCCAAGCTTCTCAACACGACGCTCCAGTGCACCTTCGCCAGCGTCCAGTCGTTCGTCATCGCCCTGGTCATGGAGAGGGACTTCTCGCGGTGGAAGCTCGCCGGCGGCATGAGCCTCTTCGCAGTGCTCTTCACG GGCATTGTTGTGGCGGCGATCTCCTACTACCTGCAGATCTGGGTGATCGAGAAGAAAGGCCCGGTGTTCCTGTCCATGTCCATGCCGCTCAGCCTCGTCTTCACCATGGTCATCGCCTCCTTCCTGCTGGGAGAAGACGTGGGCCTGGGAAG CATTATCGGTGGCGCGCTGCTCGTTGCCGGTCTCTATGCCGTGCTCTGGGGCAAGGGGAGGGAGGAGCGAGGGGCGGCCGTGGACGCCGCTCTGCCGCAAAGGAGGACGGAGGAATCCAAGGAGAGCGAGATCGTCCCGGACGCGACGGCCAAGGTTTGA